From Mustela nigripes isolate SB6536 chromosome 13, MUSNIG.SB6536, whole genome shotgun sequence, one genomic window encodes:
- the LOC131999370 gene encoding RNA polymerase-associated protein LEO1-like, with product MVFRPFDPQYYEDEFEGEKVLDEEDRTRLRLKVENTIRWRKRRDEEGNEIKESNARVVKWSDGSLSLHLGSEVFDVYKAPMQGNHNHLFVREDTGLQGQAVFKSKLTFRPHSTDCATHRKMTLPLEKRCSKTQRIRLLPMAGRDPECQRTEMIKKEERLRASTHETIHLWEKQNQRGLSVPCQDPSSACEEEEDAEAIKNHYQRELQGDEASGKRKVGGEEEEND from the exons atggtttttagaCCTTTCGATCCTCAGTATTACGAAGATGAATTTGAAGGTGAGAAAGTGCTTGACGAGGAAGATAGAACCAGGTTAAGATTAAAG GTAGAAAATACGATAAGATGGAGGAAACGCCGGGAcgaggaaggaaatgaaattaaggaGAGCAACGCTCGGGTGGTCAAGTGGTCAGATGGGAG CCTCTCCCTGCATCTAGGCAGTGAAGTGTTTGATGTCTACAAAGCCCCAATGCAGGGCAACCACAACCACCTGTTCGTTCGAGAAGACACTGGTCTACAGGGACAAGCTGTGTTTAAATCCAAGCTCACCTTTAG ACCTCACTCTACAGACTGTGCCACACACAGGAAGATGACCCTGCCGCTTGAGAAGAGATGCTCGAAGACCCAGAGGATTAGACTCTTACCGATGGCTGGCCGTGACCCTGAATGCCAGCGCACAGAGATGATTAAA AAAGAAGAACGATTGAGGGCTTCTACTCACGAGACAATCCATCTGTGGGAGAAGCAGAACCAGCGGGGGCTGAGTGTCCCCTGCCAGGACCCCAGCAGTGcctgtgaggaggaggaagacgcTGAAGCCATTAAAAACCATTACCAACGGGAGCTCCAAG GAGATGAGGCCTCCGGAAAGAGGAAAGTGGGgggtgaagaggaagaaaatgactaA